A genomic window from Fusarium oxysporum Fo47 chromosome X, complete sequence includes:
- a CDS encoding mitochondrial carrier domain-containing protein: MSTSTSADAADISLAAAFAALSVEFVVHPFDTLITRIQSPEYVPKYRSHEGKLQPALFRGLYRGLTPTVVTTIPASVTFFTIYETAKSALQPKGGLKPGSLSQTAVHAASSALADMVACAIINPSEVLKQNAQVARFSEGGVQRNPMLASLKHFARHPLKLWTGYTVLVAGNLPRTSLTFSIYEYLKGAWLRRSKKSESIAEQVKISGITAGIGGSIASLLFVPIDVVKTRMRLPEVAPPSHLLQPEALFTSSLSREKARKPAARGPVSIAKGILIRDGISGLFRGATVTCIAAAVGNGLFLGCYEGLKLHYAREASKRMGGVRFLKKDFNSALGINHEQEIFLFSVFGERLDEPEKAHHASTENLSAGSRTSGDGKMLKPIKKLDALISHLNRLMHTRESHDALILFLAYAAHFLATALETPIPERLKSWVFECSKILLRIVPPRLLSLLSTSKYSPAIRSLSANKTLVAERFRALSDILDDWQIITRLWGLLATWTDAKEFLTSFTSENESEGKKSNPRRYLVQKAIRATYIMGLFGYYGLENLAWLTRRGVFKWTDKTESKLMVWSLKAWGVYVMSEMAQLLYDRSESKRIGEEQDEETRAEWRRKFVQVLLYGPLTVHWIREGGLFPETIASFLAAYTEFITVRGLWKETAEI; this comes from the exons ATGTCCACCTCAACCAGCGCGGATGCTGCGGACATATCCTTG GCTGCCGCTTTCGCGGCACTGAGTGTTGAATTTGTAGTGCACCCATTCGATACTCTCATCACACGTATTCAATCCCCCGAATATGTACCAAAATACAGGAGTCACGAGGGCAAACTCCAGCCGGCCCTCTTCCGAGGCCTTTATCGTGGTTTGACGCCAACCGTCGTAACGACCATCCCGGCCTCCGTCACTTTCTTCACCATCTACGAAACGGCAAAGTCTGCTCTTCAACCGAAAGGGGGTCTCAAGCCGGGGAGTCTGTCACAAACAGCTGTTCATGCCGCCAGCAGCGCGTTGGCTGATATGGTCGCCTgcgccatcatcaacccgTCGGAAGTCCTCAAACAGAACGCGCAAGTTGCGAGATTCTCAGAGGGTGGCGTCCAACGCAACCCCATGTTGGCCTCGCTCAAGCACTTCGCACGGCATCCTCTGAAACTATGGACAGGATATACGGTCTTGGTAGCTGGGAATCTGCCACGTACCAGTCTCACATTCTCCATTTACGAGTATCTGAAAGGCGCCTGGCTCCGGAGGTCGAAGAAGTCCGAGAGCATAGCGGAACAAGTCAAAATCAGCGGAATCACCGCCGGTATCGGCGGCTCAATAGCCTCGCTTCTCTTTGTTCCAATTGACGTCGTGAAAACCAGGATGCGGTTGCCGGAAGTTGCTCCTCCCAGCCATCTTTTACAGCCAGAAGCACTGTTCACGTCTTCGCTAAGCCGTGAGAAAGCTAGAAAGCCCGCCGCGAGAGGCCCCGTTTCCATTGCCAAGGGCATCTTGATAAGAGATGGAATTTCAGGGCTGTTCAGAGGGGCAACCGTCACTTGTATAGCAGCTGCTGTGGGGAACGGATTGTTCTTGGGTTGTTATGAAGGACTCAAGTTGCACTATGCCCGTGAAGCTTCAAAGA GAATGGGCGGTGTACG gttcttgaagaaggatttCAATTCAGCTTTAGGGATAAATCACGAACAAGAGATCTTCTTATTCTCA GTTTTTGGAG AACGCTTGGATGAACCGGAAAAAGCACATCATGCGTCTACAGAGAATTTGTCGGCAGGAAGCCGAACCTCTGGTGACGGCAAAATGCTGAAGCCCATCAAAAAGCTTGATGCTCTCATTTCACACTTAAATCGACTGATGCATACCCGGGAGAGCCATGATGCTCTGATCCTCTTTCTGGCCTACGCAGCACATTTCCTGGCGACGGCACTCGAAACACCGATTCCTGAGAGGCTTAAAAGTTGGGTTTTCGAATGCAGCAAAATCTTACTGAGGATTGTACCGCCAAGACTTTTGTCACTCTTATCAACTTCCAAGTATTCACCAGCGATAAGGTCGTTGTCCGCCAACAAAACTCTGGTCGCCGAGCGATTCAGGGCATTGTCGGATATTCTAGACGACTGGCAGATCATTACCAGATTATGGGGCTTGTTGGCGACATGGACGGATGCAAAAGAATTTCTGACCAGTTTCACATCCGAGAACGAGAGCGAGGGAAAGAAAAGCAACCCACGAAGATATCTTGTTCAGAAAGCCATAAGAGCTACATATATCATGGGACTCTTTGGTTACTATGGCTTGGAAAACCTGGCGTGGCTTACAAGACGCGGCGTTTTCAAGTGGACAGACAAGACCGAGTCAAAGCTCATGGTCTGGTCTCTCAAGGCTTGGGGTGTCTACGTGATGTCGGAGATGGCACAACTGCTATATGACCGATCGGAAAGCAAGCGTATCGGAGAGgagcaagatgaagagacAAGGGCAGAATGGCGGAGGAAATTTGTTCAGGTTCTGCTTTATGGCCCATTGACGGTTCATTGGATACGAGAAGGGGGACTGTTTCCGGAGACGAtagcttccttcttggcggcTTATACAGAATTCATAACGGTCAGGGGATTATGGAAAGAAACTGCTGAGATTTGA
- a CDS encoding amino acid/polyamine transporter I, which translates to MAEKHDIPDNASLTPSQAAGKTFATHHLHGGEQLEKRYSPLSVLAFAFTTTNSWMAFASGIAIPLACGGGPSIIYGLIAGGIIMATINIGFAELASAFPSAGGQYHIVFMAFPASTRRVAAFYTGWVSIIYLMAATASCNFFAASSVLDLVQLWHPSYSIEAWHTYLMHILLCIIAFAATSRFPAAIGRLTTTIFWLSLVGFIASMVTLLAVSDHKQSASTVFKEYKNVSGWGDGWAMITSITACLWAYSGVDGPTHLAEEVPNPSKNVPRAIFLTIGLGISTVVAWTIALMFSIKDVDAIIESTVPILEVYNQALNNRVATTIWSVYYIVMFYDIVLNLFIFSGRTIWSFSRDGGVPFSAFLSHLNWASPVRATAVMLALQIIIGVLYVASSTAYNSFIGLTLFALNITVTLPQAALLVRGRSCLPERSFSLGKAGYAVNTAATLFVALFSVSFCFPAFMPVTASSMNYLIVVMAVGLVFTTVLWFGGLRKTFTGPQISLEGEDQ; encoded by the coding sequence ATGGCCGAGAAACACGATATTCCTGATAATGCGTCCTTGACGCCCTCCCAGGCTGCTGGCAAGACATTCGCCACCCATCACCTCCACGGCGGTGAACAGCTTGAGAAGCGATACAGTCCCCTGTCTGTCCTAGCTTTTGCCTTCACCACTACCAATTCCTGGATGGCTTTTGCTTCAGGCATTGCGATACCGCTTGCTTGTGGTGGAGGACCCTCGATCATTTATGGTTTGATCGCTGGTGGAATCATCATGGCTACCATCAACATTGGCTTTGCTGAATTGGCCTCAGCGTTCCCTTCGGCTGGTGGACAGTATCATATTGTCTTCATGGCCTTTCCCGCGTCTACCCGACGCGTTGCTGCCTTTTATACTGGTTGGGTCTCCATTATCTACCTGATGGCTGCGACAGCGTCTTGCAATTTCTTCGCTGCCAGCTCtgttcttgaccttgtccaaCTGTGGCACCCATCATACAGCATCGAGGCTTGGCATACGTACTTGATGCATATCTTGCTGTGCATTATCGCCTTTGCCGCCACTTCGCGGTTCCCTGCTGCCATCGGCCGATTGACTACTACCATCTTCTGGTTGTCATTGGTTGGCTTCATCGCTTCCATGGTCACTCTTCTCGCTGTTAGTGATCACAAGCAGTCGGCTTCTACTGTCTTCAAGGAGTACAAGAATGTCAGTGGATGGGGAGATGGCTGGGCCATGATCACCTCTATCACTGCCTGCTTATGGGCCTAcagtggtgttgatggtCCTACCCACTTGGCAGAAGAAGTGCCGAACCCAAGTAAGAATGTCCCTCGGGCtatcttcttgaccatcgGCCTCGGCATCTCCACTGTCGTCGCCTGGACTATCGCCCTTATGTTCTCCATCAAGGATGTCGATGCCATCATTGAGTCGACAGTACCTATTCTCGAGGTCTACAACCAagctctcaacaacagagTTGCTACCACCATCTGGTCTGTCTACTACATCGTCATGTTCTACGACATCGTCCTGAACTTATTCATCTTCTCTGGTCGAACCATATGGTCCTTCTCCAGAGACGGAGGTGTCCCTTTCTCAGCATTCCTGTCGCATCTCAACTGGGCCAGTCCTGTTCGAGCTACTGCTGTCATGCTTGCCCTGCAGATCATTATTGGAGTTCTGTACGTTGCTTCAAGCACCGCTTACAACAGCTTCATTGGTCTTACACTCTTTGCGCTCAACATTACTGTCACTCTCCCTCAGGCCGCGCTGCTTGTTCGCGGGCGTAGCTGCCTTCCTGAGAGGTCTTTCTCACTTGGGAAAGCGGGATATGCCGTAAACACTGCGGCTACACTATTTGTTGCATTGTTCTCTGTCAGCTTTTGCTTTCCCGCCTTCATGCCTGTTACGGCATCCTCCATGAACTACCTTATCGTAGTTATGGCAGTGGGTCTGGTATTTACCACTGTACTCTGGTTCGGTGGTCTCCGAAAGACGTTCACTGGACCTCAGATCAGTCTAGAGGGCGAGGATCAGTAG